The Phyllopteryx taeniolatus isolate TA_2022b chromosome 11, UOR_Ptae_1.2, whole genome shotgun sequence genome includes the window tatatatatatatatatatatttagttttacagtgcgCTCGTATCTGGAGAAACTTGTAATCCGGGTCACTTGTAAGCGGAGGCCCCACTGCCCATGCTCCGAGGGCTTCCCATTCCCATTTCCATTTCCAACTTCGGTGTACGAGTAGGACAACTGCAGAATGCAACGTGGCGAACGTGCGAATAGACCCACCTCCGCTTCTTGATTGTGACTGCACAGTGGACTGGAAGGTGCGAGTCCAGCACGTGAttcccaagtggaggaacaTCGCCGCCCTCACCATCAAAACCCTGCTGCGGATGAAGAGGATGCCAGGGTACGTCGGGCGCCGCCGCGAGGTTTGTGGGCATTTCTGACTCCGGTGTCCTTCGCAGCTCCTTGTGTTTCCAGTTCTTGCTGCCCGTCATCCAGATGTCGCTCATCTGCTTGTGCGTCGGAGGAGACCCGAAGGGGATCCGGGTGGCCGTGGTCAACAACGAGACCTCCGCCATCGCTTTCAGCCCATCACTGCTCTCCTTTTTGGACAACTCCAGTGTGGAGCAGGTCGTAAATTGCTTTCTGCAGGAGTGCTAAGTTCCATTTGACCCACGGAGCATTGCCTGTACATTATCATCGGTGGCATGAATTAAAGGCCAGATGATTGATTGTACAAGAATACAGTAAACCCCGTGCCACGTGCGGAGGATAAGGGCCCGAGCCCTGccgtgaaaacagtcaaaacggcgaaaaaaaagatttacaattGCCTTCGTTAAACCTAAAATATAACACAAACTGTGATCCCAAAGCACTTTGgtattatttcaaactcatcttacaacataaCGCTTTCAGAAGATTTggtttcatcaaaaaaaaaaaaaaatgcatctaaaGTCCACGTGCATATGCAGcgaacttccactaacaacccggGCTAAAATTGGCTCCACCCTACATACAAAGATGTCAGTCGCGAAGTGgggatgcactttttttttttttgacaccagTTACTACTTTCGTGACGGCTGCCACATGGCTCAGtcttaaaagaagaaaattcaAGTGTGGGCTTGTGCGTATGATCTGTAATGTGCCGCTATGTGATCGAACAGGTGAGCTTGTCTCATGCGGAGGCCTTCCGAGGGATCGGTGACGGCAAGTACTGGGCCGTCATCGGCTTTAGCAAGAACTTCAGCGCGTGCCTCGTAAATAGGTACACGCGCCACTCGGACTCCTTACATACACGTCGATTCTGATGCGCTATCGTCGGTCCAGCGTGCCGTCTCGCGTGGGTATAAACGTTCAAATGATCCTTTTGAGTGTCAGATCAGATTTGAGATACGCTGGCGAAAAGACGACGCCGATAACGATAACGAGACAACGTGCTTTCCGTTGGACAGCCACAATACGATCGCTAAATTCCGTAGAAGGTATAATGCATACATTACAGACATGCTACACGTAGATTTGATGAGGAAACACCTACCTGCAATAATATGCgtcgttttttgcagaggataaagaatataggtCTGTGAGTATTATTGTTTGCCCTGTCTCCGTGTGCCGCAACCGCTTGTATTCCAAAtaaagttgtttaaaggtttctTTAATATGCTAGTTTCATGAGCCCGTCTGTagtgttttgctttgtgtgttagcattatgctaacTGTCTTTCGTAAGTTACGTGGCTTGGTTAAATACACGGCGTGTTATAGCTAGCGCGtgcaactacattttttttgctcacaactcaagacaaatGAATCGTCCGAGCGACGGCTCGCATATGTAATATGGAGTTAAATaagctttttattcatttgaatgaaGTAGAAACcgtattttaaaaattgtacaaTACAAGTTacaattttacaattaaaaaagtgttttttgattttttggatTTCGTTTACTGTAAGTAAATTGCTAATAAATTCTAACTTTCAATTAAATTGACTGTAAATTAATTGAAAAGCAATTCCATTAAGATGACACCTTTCTGCTAATTTTCCATTTAATTCGACgtattttgaattgaattgaattcaatttgatttatttgtcaTGCTACTTATATATAATCCCTCAAGAGGaaatcccaaaaaaatacaaacagagTGCGTGTTCTCActggccactttattaggtacagaaaaaaaaccccaacccCAACAATAACTTCTATGATTGGTTGTTCTTATAAAGGCGGAGTTTCTGTCTTGGATCTCTTGATGGTGCTGCTGCGGGCATTTCACAGGGCATATAACCCTATGAAAAGTTGCCCAAAAGTGAACGCGTCCTCATCCTTTTGACGGACgggtgcgcgcgcgcgcacacgtttATGAGCACACGCCTGCGAATGAGTTCTTCGTACAGTATAATAGGACTCAAGTTGTGTGAGTCACGTTGCCCTGATTCAAATCCTAATTAGAGCCTGCCACAAATGCTCATTAATGTATAATCTAAACATTTGCGCCTCCGAATTAGGccccttttttttgtagaaCTCCTGTGGCTCTAGTCCAGCCCCCTTTGTGGACTTGTGACCTGCTTCGTGCAACCGGTTCTCTGGGTTTTAACGAGTCACTTTCACTTTGTCGTCTTACCGTCACACACAACTGTGCTACGTACACGCATGCGTATACCGTAAATACAGTGGATATGAAACGTCTACATACCCGTCCGTGTGCAAGGGCCAGGTTTGCGTGGTAAAATGTCTGGAAAAGCCTACTCGAACATCTGAACTTGATCAGAGGCacgttaaatggtggcaggtgtgtgatgATTCCCGTTTAACGTGAGTTTTGGTTAATTACGAAGACAGCCGCGTTCCCAGTAATTAGAGGGTGTGCACGCTTATGCAACCAACTATTATTTTAGTTGCTTGGTTTTGCTTCAACTTTTCCAAAGGTAGAAAACAAATTCAATGGAGTTGTACAAGTTATAAGTCACATTAAtggcgagagagagaggttttttttgttttttttatatgccaaaaacctggcatctgaccaagggtgtgtagacttttctgttcacacacatttgAATGTATACATTGATAGTGTGAATAAACATGTGATAATACTAGCGGTGCTGTTCTAGAATGTTCCAGAAGAATGTGTCCAGGGAGACAATAAACGGAGGTTCTGTGCACGTCTGGCTGGACCAGACCAGTAAGTAGATGGTTCCGCATTTTTCACTGTGCAACCAaggtaaatataaaaatacaaatcattcCAATAATAAACGCTGTTTTCTTTCCCCAGACAGACAAATTGCCTTGATGCTGCAGCAGAAACTGTACGAGGCCTTTCAGGTGCAAATGCATGCTACGTGTTCGTAAGAAGGAAGCTGAAGCTGAAGCGCAAAAATGGCTCACACCTCCGTAAATCCTCATATGACCACGAACCGAAAACAATATGCTGCGTTATGAGCGCACAGTCATAGCCGGTGTTTTTCAACGGCTTACATTTATTGCACATTTCTTTCGTTTGGAGTTTTTAATtcgttatttttttgtgtgactatTATTTGATTTGcacaaataattgtaaaatggaGGACAATGATGATAACTAATGTTGAAACTATGACTGAATAGTTATAAATCATGCAAAATATAAAtccttgttaaaataaataagtttACAATTGTATATCAAAAAATAATATCGTGTATATAGTGTAATAAGTATCgttttatttgaattcaaaaagaCTTTAAAATAATGATGTCTCCAAACATGATTGatatttagtcatttttataatataaatcgttttcatattttttatgaaatagattaattttaaaataaaacctgtaagaaatttattttcaaataatagCTGCAATGTAATAGCTATAGTTTCatataaatcaaataattacatatttgtGTCTATGCGTTAATTATTTTGAgtaatttttgtgtgttcactttcactttcaatTTAGATTTTCGAACCCATTTTTCGCCTGTGTCGGATGAATATTCAGTCGGTCCAATTTATCAGATgatattaattgtatttatttatttatatattcatgGGTCATATCTCCCCCTTAAATTCGCCTAAAAGGGTttagccacacacacaaattatatCAGTTcctagtgacaaaaaaaaaaaccaatcaaaatggaaaatgccaCTTTTTGATACCCCATTTACATGAGATCACCATAATTCCGTCCTTTCTGGCGACTGGCGTTCCACTTTCAGTTATTATTCCGTCCACTAGATGGCCCCACTTAATAGTATGTGCTTGTGTGATTGAAGTGGAGCGCCTGTGTTTCCTGTGCAGGCTTTTGTGGAGAACAAACTTGGCGTCATGGCCTACATGTACGCCTTGCCCATAAAGGTAAACAAGACAACACTTTGTCGTGTAGTAGTCCATCTGTAATCGAGCAGATTTATTGATTCACTTATTTTCCCACTCTTGTGTAGTTTGAAGAGGCCATTTACGGCAGCCAAAACACAGACTTTACTACATTTGTGATGCCGGGCGCTGTTCTCAGGTCAGTTGGAGGTCACAACGTCACCATTTTGGTCCGCATACAGACATAACCTGtcattttcaatttttcatGATTAGGATTTGAAATAAATCACATCAGCTCATGCCATTAGTATTAAAATATCATGTTTAGTTTTTCAACCCTTACAATTTTTAGAACAACCTAAAAAGGCAATTTGGATGCATTCTCGCTTTCAGCTTTTTCCATATTGTTTTGCTCGTGTTATATCGACACTTCCAACGCACAGCAAAGTGCGCAGTCGGGTTCACCTTCTTTTGTCGCGATTGTCCAGCATCGCCTTCTACTTGGCCTTGGGCCTGACCGCCCTCTCCTTTGTCCTGGAGAGGAAAGAGGGCCTTCTGGACCGATGCTGGGTCGCAGGTGAGAACTTCCACACTGCCGAGCAAAGTCGTGACgcgcaccaaaaaaaaacccccagaAATCCGCAAGGCGAGACATCGGGATGGACGAGCCCATGTTATCATtcaaatgatgaatgaatgaatagtaataataaatgtagCTTTTTTTACAAGACGTTCAAAAAAATACGACTTCGTTCTTGATCAAATGTAacttgatccccccccccccccaaaaaggtaTGACACTGCTTATCCAAATATGactttgttgttgaaaaatTGCCCTTCGTCAATGActtcaaaatacaactttattctggtaaaacaaaataataataataattcctgcAGCTGTATCATCAATATCACGATGTGTCGTTTTCTCATGTTACAGTATTGATCCTTGAGTGTCAAATATTGATATTCCCAGTCGACAATACTTGGAGAGTATTttgaaagcaaaaataatatGGATCACATTCGGCGCATCATTGATACTGCGATGTCTTGCTCCAGGAATAATGCGCCGCTGCAATCACAGTCAAACCAACAATACTTTGATAGCGTTTGAAGTGACGACCCAAAAAGACGCTTAAGAACATCGtggatatttttgcatagtgtgGGAAATGTGATTTCATGCTACGTTCCCATTTCCTATTTTCTGTTTGCGTCAGGCGTGAGCTCGCTGGAGACGATGCTGGCTCACCTTTTCTCGCAGCTGCTGGTCATCGGCGTCCAGATTGTCCTCATGCTGCTCTTCGTCCTGCTCGTCTTCAAGGTGCCCGACCTTCGACACAAACATCGGCAAACAGGGGGCTTTATCACAGAAAAATGCAACTACCACATCTTTGAAAATGGGTTTTAGGTCATTCTTTATTTtctgccccccaaaaatacagagaaacaaatacaactttgttcttTGTTCGAAAAGAAATGACATTATTCTTGAAACagaaaaatccccccaaaatatggCTTGATTTTTTAACgacttttttcatttaaaaatataacgtATTCTGAAGATGATAcgttatttcccccccaaaatggaaaaaaatatgaattaacgCTTTAAAAAAACCACGACTATCATTCGAAAAGTCTGGTTCATTCTTGAAAAAGATCGGACTTACTTATCGAATATAATAACACCTTTAGTTTAAAAATGGACCTTATTCCTAAAAAAGGAcactaattgaaaaaaaacatgactttattcttttaaaactATATTACTTCATTCTTGGAAAAAATACCACTTTAGCCTGAATGAAATACACGTTTATTCTTCAAAATATTCTTgaacaaaatacaactttggaAATCTAACTTCACTCTTGCCAAACATTTGGCCTTATTCTGGAAAAAGATACTGTACTATtcgtaaagaaaaacaactttacTCTCCCAAACAATTACCAATAAATTCATTCTTCAAAAAAGGTGAccttattcttgaaaaaaaaaagactgacatcTTGAAAAAAGACTTTATTCCAGTAAAAGATGTTACTTCCTTCTTGGAAAAAATACGAAATATAATGCTGTTCTTCCCAAAATGCGACTTTATTTGTGACCCAAAAAAGATGGTTTGCGTGCAGATGCCGAACGAAGGCTCCCTGGTTCTCATCGTGCTGCTGATCGTGCTGCAGGGCATCACCGGCATCTCCTGCGGCCTCGTCATCTCCGCCGCCATCGACGACGAGCAGAACGCCAACCAGGCCGCGCTCGGACTCTTCTACCCCAACCTCATCATGAGCGGTAGGACGTGAGCAACAACGTCCGGCATTTtttcaatcatttaaaaaaaaaaaacacctttgtgTTTCAAAAATGTCATCTCCAAAAATATGACTATTATTGCGGGCAAAAaaggactttattctcattttaaaaaaagtattggattcatgaaaaaaatgacttcattcttgACAAAAGTAAAGCTTAATTCTTGGggaaaaataggactttattctcCTCGCAAAATAAGGCTTGTAAAAACACTTtagactttaaaaatgtatgtacatgtaatcaaaaatatgaacattcttgaaaacaaaattaccttgtttgttgtaaaaaaaaaaaaaatatatatatatatatatatatatatatatacagtatgtgtgtatatgtaatatatatatatatatatatatatatgtatgtatatccttcttgaaaaaaataagactattTTCGGAAATAACTTACTTCATTCTTGAAAAAATGACTTTCAAATATAAGATTTGATTCTTGATGGAAAtcagactttattcttgaaagacAAAGCTTCATTGGGAAGAAATATTATTTGAAGAAAATTCTTGGAAAactgtgactttattcttgaaaatgtgACAGTTCTTTGGGAAAAAAGGATGTCCAAAAAATGACCTAAttcttggaaagaaaaaaaaagaaaaaatgtcagtGGAAATTTGGCATGAGCCTGCACAAGCTGTCGCGTTACACAAGATGTTGCCATCGTCATGTCAGGTATCATTTGGCCGGCGGAGTGCATCCCCTACCCGCTCCGCTACCTCAGCCTGGCGCTGCCCCAGACCTACGCCTCCGAAGCGCTGCGATGCATCATGTACAGAGGtgcgcacgcacaaacacgtCAGCCGTTAGCACTGAAGCAACGTAAGCGGTGAAATGCAGTGAAATTGAATACATGCTCACCATACGTACATGTGGGACATATGGAGTATTTGCTTCAAGTGAATTTTTTTACGGAAGACATTCAATTCAAGAATTGGACTTTATtcttgccaaaaaaaacaaacaactatttttcGGGGGGGGAcgatgacttttttcttgaaatgaaggaattttctatttttgaaagaaaattcagcttttttcttgttaaagctttatttttgaaaaacaaaaaagaaaatttttctttgaaaaatatgaTGTCTTTTTTATAATACTTAATTCTTTAAACAAATAGGACTTTATTCGCGACAAGAATTGGACTTGACTCATGAACAAATGACTTCattattgggggggaaaaaatacaaccttatttatgaaaaaataacttTGAAATTTTGCTGAAACAAAACACTTCCTTCTTACAAAAAAAGATGTCTTTATGTACcccaaattattttgtattatggtAAACAGCAAACATTGTTTAACTGCTCCACTGCAAATGCTAATGAGTTAATCAATGATTCCATATCATACTAAATACGTGGGTAACCGAGTTGTGTGTCCATCAGGTTGGGGTCTGACTCACATGATGGTTTGGCGAGGCTTCGCGGTCACTCTGGGCTGGAACACGTTCTTCATTGTCGTGGCGACCCTCATCTTGAAGTTCCGCAAGTGAACGCATGCGCGCGCTGCCCATTGAAAAGGACGatgtacatacacatacatggcAGTCCATCAAGGGTGGCGCCCCTGTTCTTTATTACGGCCCATTGcgcatttacagtacatgatcAAACATTCCTGTCGCATTAATGCAGcccttttttgggtttttttccatcGAAATACGCTCAATCCAAATTTGTAGTCGTTCGTCGAATTCAATAAACGAGTTACttcgtttgttttaaatacgatTGGAAAAACTTAAAAGAAATCACATGTTGTCACTGTCGGGCAGAATCCTCACGTCGCCGAAATGACGACTTTTCaggaagtagaaaaaaaatcgaTCTTCCAACCGAAACGTTCAAGTTGGTGtgataccttatattgctgttGCGCAACGACGTCACCTTAACGCCACCAAAATGATGTCCAATCTCGAATTGAATTCACCCTAACCCTCGCCCCCAAAAGAAAATCGAAAATGTATTACGCTAGTGATTCAATTAGTTTGgacattttgaacaaaacaagcctactcaaatgcaTCTCACCTATTTTCTGGGGGGGACAAAATCATCCAGACTtccaatcttgaggcgacacaatgccgcacggctcccgcagagtgTTTTTTCACAACGCTTCTCCGACAGGTCAAGTGGTCAAGGGAGTTCATAGATTTATTCTCAAGCCTttcaattggttaataatgtttACAAATAACAAAGAATATGAGGCAAACCAATATCATTGATTTGAAAGTGACATACATTTTTGCCCGACCACGATGACATCATGTACATTTAAAACCTTTAGATTTTATTCAATAATTACAAATGAAACAATTATAAATATCATGTGGATTCAttgaaattcaattaattataaataaaataaaaaatgaagatgtattattatatcattattaaaaccaaactattttatttgttgtcttAATTTAGCCAGTTttccctaaaattggttaattcaaCTTTTTCATTGAtcctttattcatttatctcattaaataatcggctattattttaaataataaaatgtaaaaactattAACATAAACAGTGTTATATAGCCTATACATTTTGATGTAtttgaataattaaacaaatgaaaatgagactgaatgattattttattatgaacAAAAAGTATATTACATAGCTACATTTTGAACTTGTCTGTTCAAACAAAAAGCCCAGTGTGTTTGCCGAGCCCTGTTCTACATGCATCTggttaaccctaacccagaaaaccaaaaaaaaaaacaatccaaataaatatatatggaGCACATGCAACATAAGCAGTCCAAAGTGTTTGAATATATGCTGACTTTACATGTGGGAAATTAGATCGTGTTCATGCAGTATTTTCTTCACGTGACCTttattatgggggggggggggggggggggggaatgtgaaattctattgtatttctttttttaatttttacatgactgccatttttttttatgcttttattCCACTTTGCTGGACAGAGTGGACGCCACTCGCGGGTCAGCTGACCCCTCAGGGCCCATGTGACGTCATCACGTGACATCATCATGTGTTACGCAGCAAACATCCATCacacttttgttgtttgttgttcgtCTGATGGATCTTTTACTTACAATTCAATAAACTCACCAAAGTTTACAAATTGcatgcttccttttttttttttttattattttttggtttgttttttgatgCTTTTGGACATATTCATTtaactttttcacatttaattttcatgaaaatctgatgttgcatttcTAAGTAAATGCGCTTTAGATTCTCATGTGACACATTACATCTGATTTCCCAATCCTAATAAAATAATGCCCCTGTTACCACTCAACTAGTTCACTTCACCAAGTTACTCGGCTATCCAGGAAGTTTCGTTAAGATCATGTCTATGCAGAGATGTTGACTTTCAAATAAAAGTTGTCATGAGATCCGATTTCTAGGGTGTAATTCAAGATACTCCCGGTAGAGGGCAGAACATCACTGTACACTTTCAACAGCACGTTGACGGGTTTGTTACTGAAAGTATTCAAGAAGCAACATTGACAACATTATCAGAACtacatattttgatattttgttgtatttatgaaGAATGTGATGTCAATTATGATACATCATTCTGAAAAAAATaggacattttttatttcataaaaaaaatgatttctatttattccacaaaagaaaataggacttggaaaaacaaaatctaaaatcTTAGTTTACGCTTGAGaaaaattcaaccaaaatattttttgggcttgattcaaaacaataaaagggTAACACTCTATTGaacaataatactttttttattctcaAAGATAGGACTTTAATCTTAGGAAAAtggattaattatttttttaaaataatgcaacATTAATCTAGAAATGATCACTTTATCGTGTTACctcattctaaaaaaaaaaaatactatattcttgaaaaaatgcaACTTTCTTATTTAAAATAAGCCACCTGTATTGTAAAAAGTCTGACTTTACTGCAAACGAATATGATTTTAGGCTTGAAAAATAATGGAACTTATCCCCAAATCTATGTTTTCTAATCATATGTATTGACCAATTAATTACAAGCCACAAAGTGTGTGTGCCCTTTTATTGCGGAAACCTCACTTGGATTATTTTTAATGCACGCGTGCGTGTTTTGACTCTTGACGGCGTTGACGTGTTGAAGGTGAATGCCTAAAAAGAGAGAAATAAGTAGCACACTTTACAGGCTTATCGCCCGGCCGGCCACCTCGTGAGCCTTTTGACGACGTCGTCGAACATCCCGAGGCTTTTTACGGTGAGGATTTCGGACAGCAATTCATTGTTTTCCACCTTCAAATGAACCGGTGTTACGAGAGACTTTTCACTTGGTTATTTATTTCAGAAAAGTCAAGCcaagcactttttgtttttcagaagtAGAAGTCTTTGGAtgcttttggggttttttttctccgaATAAACCTATTGTGCTAAGTGCTCAGTGCGTTGGAGAGCGCATCATGGACGAACTGAGGAGGGACGTCAAATTAGAAAAATAATGTCAAAAAGAAATGCatataaatgacaaataaaaaaaggataTGACTTTTTTTGGACAAAAACTATAAATAACTATTTTCGACTATTTTCAATAAATCCGACTTTATTCTcgaaaaacacccaaaaaactaTTCTCGAAAGACAAGCTTTTGGCTTTAGTCCGAAAataatattctttaaaaaatatagctCTATATTTGACCAAATATGACATGATTATCCCCTCGAAAAACGATTTActctttaaaaatgtgaatgtacaaaaaaaagaaaaaaagattatactttttaaaatgttctccTGGAAAAAAAGCTTGGAATTCATTCTCAGAAAAACGTTAATTTTCTTGGAAAttatattcttgaaaaaataagactttattcTCCAAAATAGatgctatttttttcttgaatgcgtgacattattgaaaataaacattagctttattattggaaaaaataagactttaCTCAAAAGATAATATGATTTTATCCTCAAACAAATGTCTGTAGTCCTGAACAAAGTAACTTTCTTCTCTAAAATaaatatggaattatgattgaGTGTGACTTTACTCACAAAAGTGCTTTTATTCTTAAGAAAATattacctttttaaaatgactattcttaaaaaaagaacTCTATACTCCCCAAAATATTACTTTGTTCATGTATAAAATAATGACCTTTTTCTCAAATAATGAAAGTTTTCTCCAGAAAAGGActtaattcttgaaaaaaaaatcatgctttGTTCTCTAAATATTTCTTTCATCTTGAAAAAGTGTTACTTTATttatatggggggaaaaaacatgacttAATTCTTGAAAGAGTACTACTTTATTCTCTCCAAAATAAGCctttattcatgaaaaaaagactTTAATCTAAAAATTACATTCTCGATGAAATAtcaaaaaaacagctttaatattttcaaaaatgtgtctttaattttgaaaaactatgactttattcttaaaagtatgaaaaaaaatacaaaaaatgaaaatatgacttcatcCTTGAAAATACgacttcagttaaaaaaaaaaaaagtgctcattccaaaaaatatgactttatgaTTTGACTACGTTTCAAAACAATATATAGCTTTAACTTGTGTGAACAGGGTGACCTTTTGGTACtggagaaataaagcaagcGTCAACAGGGACTCACTGATTCCCAATACATATTTGTGTATATGAATCAATACAAAGTGAAGGCCTTAAGTTAACTGGACAAAAGAAGGACACACTTTCTTtgattgtgtgtgcacgtgcgtgcaTGAAGGTGCCGAAGTCCAAAGCGGCCGTCCGTCCACCCCGTAAATCCCCTCACGTTCCGCATCGCCACGACAACACGTCTCCATTGCTGTGGCAACCGAGCGGCCTCTCCTCTATTTTTGCTCGTCGTCACGGGAGACGCACGGCTGCCTTTACACCGGCGAGCGCAAAGTCCTCAATTTGGAGTTCACAGAGTGCAACAAGGCAATTTTTACCCCACATTACACTTACTGACTTACAAACTTGATTTGAAATTTCAAACTATTTTTCTCCCTGGGATATAATGTaaagtccatttttttccccttccagtGTCAAATTTGCTGGCATCGTGaaacacaattttattctttgaaaaaaaagtatgactttacttttgaaatattcttttctcaaaaataggactttttttttttttttgacgtgaCTTCATTTTCttcgccgcttctcctcacgcgggtcgcgggcgtgccggagcctatcccagctgtcatcgggcaggaggcggggcacaccctcaaccggttgccagccaatcgcagggcacatacaaacaaacaaacaaccattcgcactcacagtcgcgccgacgggcaatttagagttgtcaaacaacgtgcatgtttttgggatgcgggaggaaagcggagtgcccgcaaaaaagccacgcaggcacagggacaacatgccaactccacacaggcggggccggggattgaactcgggtcctcacaactgtgaggctgacgctctaaccagtcggccaccgtggcgCCTTATGTGACttcattcttttaaaaaaaatgaatatgggattctttttgaaaaatgcctaaaacaaaaaaagatgttgtCTACAAATATGActtgtttcttgaaaaatacGACATTATTATTGAAGAAAATGAGACTCtactattgcaaaaaaaaaaagcctcattcttggaaaaaaaatggatattaATCTTGAAAAACTGTTGCTTATTTACTTTTTTGATACTCATTTGATATATGTGGACATTTCTCGCCCCCAACACTCCTCAGGCCATTCACAATACCAGTTACCACTCTATGTTGAAGTCAGCTGAGGAGTTTCATTGAgccaaaagt containing:
- the abch1 gene encoding ABC transporter G family member 23 isoform X3; translation: MPAEEEAAAGRQHATRADCTEMGDRIHIEISTFSINVNKKREMKGDVEASPAPTLGEPAVRCQDVCRSYGKLKVLDNLNLTLPQGQIYGLLGPSGCGKTTMLKCIVGTLSISRGRISVLGKPPAFPGHGVPGRMVGYMPQELALYNEFTIGDTLAFYGRIHGLTLRETQARVSFLIEFLDLPQKDRLVRNLSGGQKRRVSLGAALLQKPELLILDEPTVGVDPVLRAKIWQHLADIVKEGKVSVIITTHYIEEARQANVVGLMRNGCLLAEGTPEALMKMHGSSTLEHAFLRLCETSDQTGVKRGAGSRDDASGNSRSFESGRDQSRHVLLDVPKAAAEVVSHTVDWKVRVQHVIPKWRNIAALTIKTLLRMKRMPGSLCFQFLLPVIQMSLICLCVGGDPKGIRVAVVNNETSAIAFSPSLLSFLDNSSVEQVSLSHAEAFRGIGDGKYWAVIGFSKNFSACLVNRMFQKNVSRETINGGSVHVWLDQTNRQIALMLQQKLYEAFQAFVENKLGVMAYMYALPIKFEEAIYGSQNTDFTTFVMPGAVLRRELAGDDAGSPFLAAAGHRRPDCPHAALRPARLQDAERRLPGSHRAADRAAGHHRHLLRPRHLRRHRRRAERQPGRARTLLPQPHHERYHLAGGVHPLPAPLPQPGAAPDLRLRSAAMHHVQRLGSDSHDGLARLRGHSGLEHVLHCRGDPHLEVPQVNACARCPLKRTMYIHIHGSPSRVAPLFFITAHCAFTVHDQTFLSH
- the abch1 gene encoding ABC transporter G family member 20 isoform X2 — protein: MPAEEEAAAGRQHATRADCTEMGDRIHIEISTFSINVNVSVKADLSLCALLLAVEQHKKKREMKGDVEASPAPTLGEPAVRCQDVCRSYGKLKVLDNLNLTLPQGQIYGLLGPSGCGKTTMLKCIVGTLSISRGRISVLGKPPAFPGHGVPGRMVGYMPQELALYNEFTIGDTLAFYGRIHGLTLRETQARVSFLIEFLDLPQKDRLVRNLSGGQKRRVSLGAALLQKPELLILDEPTVGVDPVLRAKIWQHLADIVKEGKVSVIITTHYIEEARQANVVGLMRNGCLLAEGTPEALMKMHGSSTLEHAFLRLCETSDQTGVKRGAGSRDDASGNSRSFESGRDQSRHVLLDVPKAAAEVVSHTVDWKVRVQHVIPKWRNIAALTIKTLLRMKRMPGSLCFQFLLPVIQMSLICLCVGGDPKGIRVAVVNNETSAIAFSPSLLSFLDNSSVEQVSLSHAEAFRGIGDGKYWAVIGFSKNFSACLVNRMFQKNVSRETINGGSVHVWLDQTNRQIALMLQQKLYEAFQAFVENKLGVMAYMYALPIKFEEAIYGSQNTDFTTFVMPGAVLSIAFYLALGLTALSFVLERKEGLLDRCWVAGVSSLETMLAHLFSQLLVIGVQIVLMLLFVLLVFKMPNEGSLVLIVLLIVLQGITGISCGLVISAAIDDEQNANQAALGLFYPNLIMSGIIWPAECIPYPLRYLSLALPQTYASEALRCIMYRGWGLTHMMVWRGFAVTLGWNTFFIVVATLILKFRK